The genomic window CCGGTGCCCACCGTCTTGCAGGTGTAGCCCATGGCCTTCGAGAAGGTGGAGGGCGTCACCTTCACTTGCGTCGAGACGCGCTGGACGAACGAGAAGGGCACCTTCTTGGTGACCGCGCACAGGAGCAACCCGCCAAACGCCGCCATCGCGAAGCCCACCCCGTTCCGGAGGACCTCGGCCTCCTTGGGGTGCTGATCCACGTTGTTGAACTCGTGCGCCAGGGTCGAGATGAACCGGCCGGGCAGGTCGCTGTCCTTGCTCATCTTGGACATCGTGTACTTGAACACGCTGTGAAACAGGACCCCTGAGTTGTAATAGAGATAGCCCGTGGGCATCGTGGGGGCGTGGGCCTGGCGGGCCGCGATGAGGTGCGCCACCCAGATGTCATACCAGTTCAGCTGGGGCGCCATCCCGAGACGTTTCTTGTTCTCGATCATCTGGTTCTGGAGCTTGGGCAGCAACGACCGGAACGAGAACATCACCGGCGACAGCGCGGGCGCGTAGAGCTGGACGTCATGCTGGGCATTCGCCTGGGCCGACGGGATGCTCGGCTTCAACTTCATGTATTCGTCGTGCGCCCGGTCCTCGAGCCGCGGCGCATCGAACGAGCGCCGCTGCTGCTGGGCCACCTTCTGGGGCAGCTCGGTGACGCGGTTGATGAAGTACTTGAAACACTCGAAGGCCCCCTGGGGAGGACCTCCACCGTTGTCGTTCGGGTCGCGCATGTCCGGGAAGCTCTCCAGCCGGGAAGATGCCGGACTCTACCGTCTGCCCCCCACCCAGGGGGAGCCCCCCACTGGTCAGGCCCTCCGGAAGAACCCGGTGGGTGTTTCAGCCTCCCGCCTGAATGTGACGTACCCGATGGTGGCCGGAGTGCCGCGTTGACGGCCGCCCCGGAGGAAGGCTCCTGTGGCGTGAGCCCATGCGCCCCCTGCCCGCCCCGACGACGTCCCCCGCTGATTCCGCCGCGCTCGACCAGGTCCGCCGTCTGGCCCGGCAGCTGGACACCTCCCTGCGGCTGCCCGGAGGGGTGCGCATCGGGTGGGACGCCGTGCTGGGCCTGATTCCCGCCGTGGGCGACTGGGCCGGCGCCCTGCTCTCCAGCTACATCATCCTGCAGGCGGTGCGCCTGGGGGCCTCCCGCGAGGTGCTGCTGCGCATGGTGGGCAACGTGGCGGTGGAGGCGCTCGTGGGCGTGGTGCCCTTCGTGGGAGATCTCTTCGATGTGGCCTGGCGGGCCAACGTGCGCAACGTGACCCTGCTCGAAAAACACCTGGCCGCCCCCACCGCCACCCGCCGGGCCAGCCAGGCCTGGGTGTTCCTCGCCGTGCTGCTCCTGGTGGCGCTGCTGGCCCTGGCCGCGACGCTCACCGTGCTGGTCTGGCGCGCCCTGGGCCTTCACCTCTTCTGAGCCAGCCCCTCTCCCGGGAGGTCCTTCTCTTGAAAAGATTGCTGACCGTCCTGGCGGTGGCCCTGTGTCTGACAGGTGCCGCGGCCGAAAGCGCCGAGGTCCCCCTGCCCGAAGGTTACCCGCCCGCCTACGCGCGCATCATCGAGGCGGCGCGCCAGGAGGGCACGCTGAGCATCTACTCGGCCACCGACGCGAGCGAGGCCGCGCCGCTCATCCGCGAGTTCGAGGCCACCTACCCCGGCGTCCGCGTCGAGTACGCGGATCAGAACTCCACGGAGATTTACAGCCGCTTCATCGCGGAGGTGGCGGCCGGGCAGGGCACCGCGGACCTCGTGTGGAGCTCGGCGATGGACCTTCAGGTCAAGCTCATCCACGACGGCTACGCGCAGGCGTATGCCTCGCCGGAGACGCCGAACCTGCCCGGCTGGGCGGTGTGGAAGAACGAGGGCTATGGCACCACCGCCGAGCCGCTCGTCATCGCCTACAACAAGCGGCTGATGCCCGCCGGGGACGTGCCGCGCACGCGCGCGGACCTGGAGCGGCTGCTGCGCGCGAAGAAGGACTTCTACCAGGGCAAGGTCGCCAGCTACGACCCGGAGCGCAGCGGCGTGGGCTTCCTGTTCATCTCCCAGGACGTGCAGCTCAGCCAGGACACCTGGCGCCTGGTGGAGGCCATGGCCGGCACCGGGCCCCGGCTCTACACCTCCACCGGCGCGATGATGGAGCGGCTCGTCTCCGGCGAGCACCTGCTCGTCTACAACATGATCGGCTCCTATGCGCTGCGGCGGCAGAAGCAGGATCCCTCGGTGGGCATCGTCTTCCCGGCCGACTTCACGCTGACGCTCTCGCGCATCGCCTTCATTCCCACCGAGGCGCGCCACCCCAACGCCGCGAAGCTGTTCCTGGACTTCCTGCTGTCCAAGCGAGGCCAGCGCCTGCTGGCCGGGCGCGACATGGCCCCCGTGAGGACCGATGTGGACACCACCGGCGTGCCCATGCCACCCGCCGGGCAGGTGCGGGCCATCCGCCTGGGCCCACAGCTCCTCACCCACCTCGACCCCCTCACCCGCCTGCGCTTCCTCAAGCAGTGGAAGCGCATCGTGCGCGGCCGTTGAGCCTCCAGGACTTTTCCTCATGAACCGCTCGGCGCGCATCGCGGTTGTCCTGGCCTCTGCTCTCGCCATCCTCGCCCCGCTGCTGCTGGTGGTCTGGC from Stigmatella erecta includes these protein-coding regions:
- a CDS encoding DUF4112 domain-containing protein, which produces MRPLPAPTTSPADSAALDQVRRLARQLDTSLRLPGGVRIGWDAVLGLIPAVGDWAGALLSSYIILQAVRLGASREVLLRMVGNVAVEALVGVVPFVGDLFDVAWRANVRNVTLLEKHLAAPTATRRASQAWVFLAVLLLVALLALAATLTVLVWRALGLHLF
- a CDS encoding ABC transporter substrate-binding protein, whose protein sequence is MKRLLTVLAVALCLTGAAAESAEVPLPEGYPPAYARIIEAARQEGTLSIYSATDASEAAPLIREFEATYPGVRVEYADQNSTEIYSRFIAEVAAGQGTADLVWSSAMDLQVKLIHDGYAQAYASPETPNLPGWAVWKNEGYGTTAEPLVIAYNKRLMPAGDVPRTRADLERLLRAKKDFYQGKVASYDPERSGVGFLFISQDVQLSQDTWRLVEAMAGTGPRLYTSTGAMMERLVSGEHLLVYNMIGSYALRRQKQDPSVGIVFPADFTLTLSRIAFIPTEARHPNAAKLFLDFLLSKRGQRLLAGRDMAPVRTDVDTTGVPMPPAGQVRAIRLGPQLLTHLDPLTRLRFLKQWKRIVRGR